A stretch of Desulfobacter hydrogenophilus DNA encodes these proteins:
- the fumC gene encoding class II fumarate hydratase encodes MANRTEHDTMGAIQVPADALWGAQTERSRQNFTIGRELMPQALIHAFARLKKACAAVNRRMELLDDHQADLIIRVCDEILNGDHADQFPLHVWQTGSGTQTNMNLNEVIANRAALLDGKALDDTRPIHPNDHVNKSQSSNDTFPAAMHIAAVFEIHDTLLPAVERMRLTLEKKSQEFSHIIKIGRTHLQDATPLTLGQEISGWEAMIQSSREQILQSLETLYPLAIGGTAVGTGLNAPQGFGKDVAEELAKLTGHPFSQMKNTFHGLTGHDQIVFTSGAIKGLAANLMKIANDIRWLASGPRCGIGELNIPANEPGSSIMPGKINPTQAEAATMVACQVMGNDAAIGFAASQGNFELNVFKPVIIHNLLQSVTLLGDTISSFTSHCLAGIAPNIPVIERHLKNSLMLVTALAPHIGYDNAARIAKKALQEDMTLKEAAAELDLVQPGQFDEWVNPETMILGRK; translated from the coding sequence ATGGCGAATCGTACCGAACATGATACCATGGGCGCAATCCAGGTGCCTGCAGACGCATTGTGGGGCGCCCAGACCGAACGTAGTCGGCAAAATTTCACCATTGGTCGGGAGTTGATGCCACAAGCCCTGATCCATGCCTTTGCACGGCTAAAAAAAGCCTGTGCCGCCGTCAACAGGCGGATGGAACTGCTGGATGATCATCAGGCCGATCTTATTATCCGGGTCTGCGATGAAATCCTGAACGGGGATCACGCCGACCAGTTTCCCCTTCACGTCTGGCAGACCGGCAGCGGCACCCAGACCAATATGAATTTAAATGAGGTCATTGCCAACCGGGCCGCCCTTCTTGACGGCAAGGCGCTTGATGATACCAGACCGATCCACCCCAATGACCATGTGAACAAATCCCAAAGTTCCAACGACACATTCCCGGCGGCCATGCATATTGCGGCGGTCTTTGAGATCCATGACACCCTGCTTCCCGCAGTTGAGCGCATGCGTCTCACCCTTGAAAAAAAATCCCAGGAATTTTCACATATTATTAAAATCGGACGCACCCATCTCCAGGATGCCACCCCACTGACACTTGGCCAGGAAATCAGCGGCTGGGAAGCTATGATCCAAAGCAGCCGGGAGCAGATTTTACAATCTCTGGAAACACTTTACCCGCTTGCCATTGGCGGAACAGCGGTGGGGACGGGCTTAAATGCGCCCCAGGGTTTTGGAAAAGATGTGGCAGAAGAACTTGCCAAGTTAACCGGCCATCCGTTCAGCCAGATGAAAAATACCTTTCATGGTCTCACCGGACATGACCAGATCGTCTTCACCAGTGGTGCAATCAAAGGGTTGGCTGCCAATTTGATGAAAATCGCCAATGACATCCGGTGGCTTGCCAGCGGTCCCAGGTGCGGTATCGGCGAGCTCAATATTCCGGCCAATGAGCCGGGCAGTTCCATCATGCCCGGAAAAATAAACCCCACCCAGGCCGAAGCCGCCACCATGGTTGCCTGCCAGGTCATGGGAAATGATGCGGCCATCGGCTTTGCCGCCAGCCAGGGCAACTTTGAACTCAATGTCTTTAAACCGGTTATCATCCATAACCTGCTTCAATCCGTTACGCTTCTGGGCGATACCATCTCCTCTTTCACATCCCATTGCCTGGCCGGGATTGCCCCCAACATCCCGGTGATTGAACGTCACCTGAAGAATTCTCTGATGCTGGTCACCGCACTGGCACCGCACATCGGATATGACAATGCCGCCCGGATCGCCAAAAAAGCGCTTCAGGAAGACATGACGTTAAAAGAGGCCGCCGCAGAACTGGATTTAGTTCAACCCGGGCAATTTGATGAATGGGTCAACCCAGAAACCATGATTCTGGGACGAAAGTAA
- a CDS encoding glycine--tRNA ligase has protein sequence MAKPKKEATLMDKVVGLCKRRGFVYPGSEIYGGLANAWDFGPLGVELLKNLKDAWWKKFVTERIDMVGLDAAILMNPTAWEASGHVGSFSDPLMDCKKCKSRERADKLVETWQHDNRSDEQPANWAGEKTPPQDMLDFINAKNITCPKCGSLEWTLPKAFNLMFKTQQGVVEGEGKDIYLRPETAQGIFVNFKNVQTTSRKKIPFGIAQIGKAFRNEITPGNFVFRTREFEQMEIEYFCKPGTDPEYHDFWKKFCMDWYLGLGVTPDNLRLRDHDAAELSHYSNGTSDIEYRYPFGWGELCGIASRTNYDLSQHMEYSSKDLQYFDEAAREKYIPFVIEPSLGVQRSALVFLCDAYEEEEIKEGDTRVVLHLHNQLAPVKIAVMPLAKKIADNAKPVFDILVQQLGLNMDFDVQGSIGKRYRRQDEVGTPYCITFDYDSLDDNAVTIRERDSMDQQRIKIDELVPFFREKFTY, from the coding sequence ATGGCTAAACCAAAAAAAGAAGCAACATTGATGGACAAAGTCGTTGGGCTGTGCAAACGCAGGGGCTTTGTATATCCGGGATCTGAGATTTACGGCGGACTGGCCAATGCCTGGGATTTCGGTCCTTTAGGGGTGGAGCTGCTTAAAAATCTGAAAGATGCCTGGTGGAAAAAATTTGTCACCGAACGTATTGATATGGTGGGTCTGGATGCCGCCATCCTCATGAACCCGACCGCCTGGGAAGCCTCCGGCCATGTGGGCAGTTTTTCCGATCCACTGATGGACTGCAAAAAATGTAAATCCCGGGAGCGGGCCGACAAGCTTGTGGAAACGTGGCAACATGACAACAGGTCTGATGAGCAACCCGCTAACTGGGCAGGGGAAAAAACCCCACCCCAGGATATGCTGGATTTTATTAATGCCAAAAATATCACCTGTCCCAAGTGCGGCAGCCTTGAATGGACCCTGCCAAAGGCCTTTAACCTGATGTTTAAAACCCAGCAGGGCGTGGTTGAAGGCGAAGGAAAGGACATATATCTGCGTCCTGAAACCGCCCAGGGTATCTTTGTCAATTTTAAGAATGTCCAGACCACCTCACGCAAAAAAATTCCCTTTGGCATTGCCCAGATCGGCAAGGCTTTCAGGAACGAAATTACTCCGGGCAATTTTGTGTTCAGGACCCGTGAGTTTGAGCAGATGGAAATTGAATATTTCTGTAAACCCGGAACCGATCCTGAGTACCATGACTTCTGGAAAAAATTCTGCATGGACTGGTACTTAGGGCTAGGCGTTACCCCGGACAATCTTAGATTGCGTGACCATGACGCAGCGGAATTGTCCCATTACTCCAATGGCACGTCCGATATTGAATACCGGTATCCCTTTGGCTGGGGGGAATTATGCGGCATCGCTTCGAGGACCAACTATGACTTAAGCCAGCATATGGAGTACTCCTCCAAGGATCTGCAGTATTTTGACGAGGCTGCCAGGGAAAAGTACATCCCCTTTGTAATTGAACCGTCCCTCGGGGTTCAGCGCTCTGCTCTGGTATTTTTGTGCGACGCCTATGAAGAAGAAGAAATTAAAGAGGGGGATACCCGGGTGGTACTGCATCTGCACAACCAGCTGGCCCCTGTGAAAATCGCAGTGATGCCCCTGGCCAAAAAAATTGCCGACAACGCAAAGCCCGTCTTTGACATCCTGGTACAGCAACTGGGGCTGAACATGGATTTTGACGTCCAGGGCAGCATAGGCAAGCGCTACCGTCGCCAGGATGAGGTCGGCACCCCCTATTGCATCACCTTTGATTATGACTCCCTTGACGACAATGCCGTTACTATCCGGGAGCGGGACTCCATGGATCAGCAGCGTATAAAGATAGATGAATTGGTTCCCTTTTTCCGGGAAAAATTTACATATTAA
- a CDS encoding gamma carbonic anhydrase family protein: MTLYSYKDIAPDIHDSVFIAPGAKIIGDVQIGRDSSVWFQSVLRGDVAEIRIGERTNIQDLCMGHVARDTPLIIGNGVTIGHNCCVHGCTIGDGCLIGMGAVLLNNSVIGNGCVIAAGAVVLEKTIIEPYSLVTGSPGKVKKIYENQEEIDHMLKAASDNYVGHAREFGSNDLFYEIKK, translated from the coding sequence ATGACACTGTATTCATACAAAGATATTGCACCGGACATCCACGACTCCGTTTTTATAGCACCTGGTGCAAAAATTATAGGAGATGTGCAGATCGGCCGGGATTCGTCGGTCTGGTTTCAATCGGTTCTCAGGGGCGATGTCGCTGAGATCCGCATTGGCGAACGCACAAATATTCAGGATCTTTGCATGGGGCATGTGGCCAGGGACACCCCGTTGATCATCGGAAACGGCGTCACCATAGGCCATAACTGCTGTGTGCACGGCTGCACCATTGGGGACGGCTGTCTGATCGGCATGGGTGCGGTTCTCTTGAATAACAGCGTAATAGGGAACGGTTGCGTCATCGCGGCCGGTGCCGTTGTCCTTGAAAAAACAATCATTGAGCCATATTCACTTGTTACCGGGTCGCCGGGCAAAGTAAAGAAAATTTACGAAAACCAGGAAGAGATTGATCACATGCTGAAAGCAGCCTCTGATAACTATGTGGGGCACGCAAGGGAATTTGGTTCTAACGATCTGTTTTATGAGATTAAAAAATAG
- a CDS encoding CoB--CoM heterodisulfide reductase iron-sulfur subunit B family protein yields the protein MKYALFSGCRTGFDIPQHPKSAKAVLSRLNVEVEELDFGCCGYPVKEKNLDAFLLLAIRNLAIAQAHSLPVLTLCKCGFGTLKQAEHYFQNDPDKQVMINGILKKEGLHYDGGVKIHHMLTFLDREVDKGVIRQSITHPLDGIKVAPSYGCHALRPSTITGFDDRPNAPTIFERIITLTGADPVNWSKRLECCGNPLLEKNNKLARDFILEKYKTAEQEGADIICTACNYCHMQYEYGRDLILKSGSTNPIPAILLTQLLGRAMGLEKDWTGVEKAARNR from the coding sequence ATGAAATACGCGCTATTCTCAGGATGTAGAACCGGATTTGACATTCCCCAGCATCCAAAGTCGGCTAAAGCCGTTTTATCCAGGCTCAATGTTGAGGTGGAAGAACTTGATTTTGGCTGTTGCGGATACCCTGTTAAGGAAAAAAATTTGGATGCCTTTCTTTTACTGGCCATACGGAATCTGGCTATCGCCCAGGCCCATAGTCTGCCTGTGCTGACCCTGTGCAAGTGCGGTTTCGGCACCCTTAAACAGGCAGAACATTATTTTCAAAACGACCCCGACAAACAAGTCATGATCAACGGGATACTGAAAAAGGAAGGGCTACACTATGACGGGGGCGTCAAAATTCATCACATGCTGACCTTCCTGGACCGGGAAGTCGATAAAGGCGTTATCCGGCAAAGCATCACCCACCCCCTTGACGGGATAAAAGTGGCCCCAAGCTACGGCTGTCATGCGCTGCGTCCGTCAACCATCACCGGATTCGATGACCGCCCCAATGCACCGACGATATTTGAACGGATTATCACACTGACCGGGGCAGACCCCGTAAACTGGTCCAAACGCCTGGAGTGCTGCGGCAATCCCCTGTTGGAAAAAAACAACAAACTGGCCCGGGACTTTATTCTGGAAAAATATAAAACAGCGGAACAGGAAGGCGCCGATATAATCTGCACGGCATGCAACTATTGCCACATGCAATATGAATACGGCCGGGATCTTATCCTGAAATCGGGATCAACAAACCCCATACCCGCCATACTCCTTACCCAATTGCTGGGCCGGGCCATGGGGCTTGAAAAGGATTGGACCGGGGTAGAAAAAGCAGCCAGAAACCGGTAA